From the genome of Vicia villosa cultivar HV-30 ecotype Madison, WI linkage group LG2, Vvil1.0, whole genome shotgun sequence, one region includes:
- the LOC131653153 gene encoding probable methyltransferase PMT16 — MPSANSTSPKPFKPNKSTSFFNCKKTNLYSLLALLCIISYLLGSYQNNTTTTTTTTKITKPQCLQNNPTTNQNQNQNQKTTNLDFFPHHNLSDPISSSTTSSTSSNHYPSCTPSLTDYTPCEDRARSLKHTRDRMIYRERHCPKKNEILKCRVPAPKGYKNPFPWPTSRDMAWYANVPYRHLTVEKAVQNWIRFDGDRFRFPGGGTMFPDGADKYIDDIGKLINLKDGSVRTAVDTGCGVASWGAYLLSRDILTVSIAPRDTHEAQVQFALERGVPAIIGVLASKRLPFPSRAFDMAHCSRCLIPWPEYDGLYLNEIDRILRPGGYWILSGPPIRWKKYWKGWERTKEDLNDEQTKIENVAKSLCWNKIVEKDDIAIWQKPKNHFDCTQNRPFCQEDNNPDKAWYTNMQTCLNPLPEVSNKEETSGGALNNWPQRLKSTPPRISKGTIKSVTPQTFSKDNQLWNKRVSYYKKVNNQLGKPGRYRNLLDMNAYLGGFAASLVKYPVWVMNVVPIQAKVDTLGAVYERGLIGLYHNWCEAMSTYPRTYDLIHADSVFSLYNNRCELEDILLEMDRILRPEGSIIIRDDVDILVKVKSIINGLDWESQIVDHEDGPLEREKLLFAVKKYWTSSVSNDDSS; from the exons ATGCCAAGTGCTAACAGCACCTCCCCCAAACCCTTCAAACCCAACAAATCCACCTCCTTTTTCAACTGCAAAAAAACAAATCTCTATTCTCTCCTAGCTCTTCTTTGCATCATTTCCTACCTTTTAGGTTCATACCAAAACaacaccaccacaacaacaacaaccacaaaaatCACCAAACCTCAATGTCTCCAAAACaacccaacaacaaaccaaaaccaaaaccaaaaccaaaaaacAACCAACCTAGATTTCTTCCCACACCACAACCTATCAGACCCAATATCCTCCTCCACCACATCCTCCACCTCCTCCAACCATTACCCATCCTGCACCCCCTCCCTAACAGACTACACCCCCTGCGAAGACCGCGCACGCTCCCTAAAACACACGCGCGACAGAATGATTTACCGCGAACGACACTGTCCAAAGAAAAACGAAATACTAAAATGTCGTGTTCCAGCACCCAAGGGTTACAAAAACCCATTCCCATGGCCCACAAGTAGAGACATGGCATGGTATGCAAATGTACCTTACCGTCATTTAACGGTGGAGAAAGCAGTTCAAAACTGGATCCGTTTTGACGGTGACAGATTCCGTTTTCCTGGTGGTGGTACCATGTTCCCAGATGGTGCTGATAAGTATATCGATGATATTGGAAAGCTTATCAATCTTAAAGATGGTTCTGTTCGAACCGCTGTTGATACTGGCTGTGGG GTTGCTAGTTGGGGTGCATATCTTTTATCACGTGACATATTAACAGTTTCAATTGCACCAAGAGATACTCATGAAGCTCAAGTTCAGTTTGCTCTTGAAAGAGGTGTTCCTGCTATTATTGGTGTCTTAGCCTCAAAGAGATTGCCTTTTCCTTCTAGAGCTTTTGACATGGCACATTGTTCTAGATGCCTCATTCCATGGCCTGAATATG ATGGACTTTATCTAAATGAAATTGATAGAATCCTACGCCCTGGTGGGTATTGGATTTTATCCGGACCACCAATTCGATGGAAGAAATATTGGAAAGGATGGGAAAGAACAAAAGAAGATTTGAATGATGAACAGACCAAAATTGAGAACGTTGCTAAAAGCCTTTGTTGGAACAAAATAGTTGAAAAAGATGATATTGCTATTTGGCAAAAgcccaaaaaccattttgattgCACACAAAATAGGCCTTTTTGCCAAGAGGATAATAACCCTGATAAAGCTTG GTACACAAACATGCAAACATGTTTGAATCCACTCCCTGAAGTGTCCAACAAAGAAGAAACATCAGGTGGAGCATTAAACAATTGGCCTCAAAGATTAAAATCAACTCCACCAAGGATTTCAAAAGGGACCATAAAAAGTGTCACACCACAAACATTCTCAAAAGACAACCAACTATGGAACAAAAGAGTATCATATTACAAAAAAGTTAACAATCAACTTGGAAAACCTGGTAGATACCGCAATTTATTAGACATGAATGCTTATTTGGGTGGATTTGCAGCTTCACTGGTTAAATATCCAGTTTGGGTTATGAATGTTGTTCCAATTCAAGCTAAAGTTGATACTCTTGGAGCAGTTTATGAAAGAGGGTTGATTGGATTGTATCATAATTG GTGTGAAGCTATGTCTACTTATCCTAGAACTTATGACTTAATTCATGCTGATTCTGTGTTTAGCCTTTATAATAACAG ATGTGAATTGGAAGACATATTGTTAGAGATGGATAGGATTCTTAGACCAGAAGGAAGTATAATAATTAGAGATGATGTTGATATATTGGTCAAAGTAAAAAGCATAATCAATGGCTTAGATTGGGAGAGTCAAATTGTGGATCATGAAGATGGACCTCTTGAAAGGGAGAAACTTTTATTTGCTGTCAAAAAGTATTGGACCTCTTCTGTCTCTAATGATGATTCTAGTTAA